The Salvelinus fontinalis isolate EN_2023a chromosome 39, ASM2944872v1, whole genome shotgun sequence genome has a window encoding:
- the LOC129838687 gene encoding DENN domain-containing protein 5B-like isoform X3 — protein MSGTNAASGAAPCRFAHYFVICGIDTETGLEPDELAALYQWLEADRQGKDPDTAATGENFEQSPLKRTFKSKVLAHYPENVEWNPFDQDAVNMLCMPKGLSFRTQADSREPQFHSFLITREDGSRTYGFVHTFYEEVTSPQICSAMQTLYQMHQAENPSSDSPSSSSSSSMDSLASSLDEADSPSSSSCRSAACGGYDASRDTLFVSKALCLITPMPFMHACCRFLSQVHRAVTAASPPPLPLESYVHNILYEVPLPPPGRSLKFHGVYEPIVCQRPGPGELPLADFPLGQTFTLLGVENLVQLFNCTLLEMQILLYSQDYQRLMTVAEGITTLLFPFQWQHVYVPILPASLLHFLDAPVPYLMGLQSKEGTDRSKLELPQEANLCFVDIDNHCIELPEDFPQFPNKPELIQELSEVLLRYGISPVGGAPPTSVPTSTTTPGSVSTRHPGLKSQQALRELEDDGRNGNLGGEQLAVLELLQGNATLERLQALAKRTGVRVEALRGVGGEGEAQGGRTAVEEEELRNAKLNVQLREVVASRFTMMFADYEAFVIHSAPDLESWLTNREQMHNFDKASFLSDQPEPYLPFLSHFIETQMFATFIDNKIMSQWEEKEPLLRVFDGRIDKARLYNVRAPSLRSSNYQRCTILKESAQAIEQRLMKIDHTAIHPHLLDMKIGQGKYEQGFFPKLQSDVLSVGPTNNNRWSNRTATAQRRKDRHRQQTEHLTLDNDLKEYMQEARILGKNLRQPKLSDLSPAVIAQTNWKFVEGLLKECRMKTKRMLVEKMGREAVELGHGEANITGLEENTLIASLCDLLERIWSHGLQVKQGKSALWSHLLHYQAREEKLEQQQAESPVSSCPERRKSESSIGMPSLRASVIQDMRHIQSMGEIKTDVGRARAWIRLSLEKKLLSQHLKRLLSRQALTKKLYKRYAFLRCEEEKEQFLFHLLSLNTVDYFCFTSVFTTIMIPYRAVIIPIKKLSNAMTTSNPWVCVSGELGDSGVRQITKNVLEMTFDSAFRPHTHIDAMFKCQNLGKLTTVQLGHDNSGLLAKWLVDCVMVRNEITGHTYKFPCGRWLGKGVDDGSLERVLIGELALPNADEDCGRGCRTPDMQHSPGQTRRVSITSMGGRGYKPTSAQIQEAIGEAVNSICKHFHKPEKERGSLTILLCGEVGLVGALEQFFHNGFKSARLFQKTVFVWDFVEKAVAYMESADQMGDMQETAPLGLTCVSLCHYVSAINSSPRNIGKDGKFQLLVCLGARDRLLIQWLPLLVECPVIQRMYEESALLRDRTTVNDLIAVLQTLHDFPITLEASLVKGIDL, from the exons CTTTGTACCAATGGCTAGAGGCTGACCGCCAAGGCAAGGACCCCGATACAGCAGCCACAG gggAGAACTTTGAGCAGAGCCCCCTGAAGAGGACGTTCAAGTCTAAAGTCCTGGCCCACTACCCTGAGAACGTGGAGTGGAACCCCTTCGACCAGGATGCTGTCAACATG cTCTGTATGCCCAAAGGCCTGTCGTTCAGGACACAGGCAGACAGCCGCGAGCCCCAGTTCCACTCCTTCCTGATCACACGGGAGGACGGCTCTCGCACCTACGGCTTCGTCCACACCTTCTACGAGGAGGTGACGTCGCCTCAGATCTGCTCGGCCATGCAGACCCTCTACCAGATGCACCAGGCTGAGAACCCTTCCTCcgactccccctcttcctcctcttcctccagtatgGACTCTCTGGCTAGCAGCCTCGACGAAGCAGATTCTCCGTCTTCATCCTCGTGCCGGTCGGCGGCGTGCGGCGGCTACGACGCGTCGCGGGACACGCTCTTCGTCTCCAAGGCGTTGTGTCTGATCACGCCCATGCCCTTCATGCACGCCTGCTGCCGTTTCCTGTCCCAGGTGCACCGGGCCGTCACAGCCGCCTCGCCCCCGCCCCTCCCTCTGGAAAGCTACGTGCACAACATCCTGTATGAGGTGCCCCTGCCCCCTCCGGGGCGCTCGCTGAAGTTCCACGGGGTGTACGAGCCCATCGTGTGTCAGCGTCCTGGGCCTGGGGAGCTGCCTCTGGCTGACTTCCCTCTGGGCCAGACCTTCACTCTGCTGGGGGTAGAGAACCTGGTGCAGCTCTTCAACTGTACCCTGCTGGAGATGCAGATTCTGCTATATTCACAGG actacCAGCGGTTGATGACAGTTGCGGAGGGCATCACCACCCTGCTCTTCCCGTTCCAGTGGCAGCATGTCTACGTGCCCATCCTACCCGCCTCACTGCTGCACTTCCTGGATGCCCCCGTGCCCTACCTCATGGGCCTGCAGTCCAAGGAGGGCACCGACCGCTCCAAATTAGAGCTGCCACAggag GCTAACCTGTGCTTCGTGGACATTGACAACCACTGTATCGAGCTGCCTGAAGACTTCCCCCAGTTCCCTAACAAACCAGAGTTAATCCAGGAGCTCAGCGAAGTCCTCCTCCGCTACGGCATATCCCCAGTGGGGGGCGCTCCTCcaacctctgtccccacctccaccaccacccctggGTCCGTCTCTACCCGTCACCCTGGTCTGAAGAGTCAACAGGCCCTGAGGGAGCTAGAGGACGATGGGAGGAATGGGAACCTAGGAGGGGAGCAGTTAGCTGTGTTGGAGCTTCTCCAAGGGAACGCTACTCTGGAAAGACTCCAGGCTCTGGCTAAGAGAACAGGGGTTCGTGTGGAAGCCCTGAGGGGGgtagggggtgagggagaggcCCAGGGGGGGAGAACGGCAGtcgaggaggaggagctgaggaACGCTAAGCTGAATGTACAGCTGAGGGAGGTGGTCGCTAGCAGGTTTACCATGATGTTCGCGGACTATGAGGCCTTCGTCATCCATAGCGCTCCGGACCTGGAGTCCTGGCTCACCAACCGAGAGCAGATGCACAACTTTGATAAG gcaTCCTTCCTGTCTGACCAGCCGGAGCCCTACCTGCCCTTCCTGTCCCACTTCATCGAGACCCAGATGTTCGCCACCTTCATCGACAACAAGATCATGTCCCAATGGGAGGAGAAGGAGCCGCTGCTCCGCGTGTTCGACGGACGCATCGATAAAGCTCGTCTATACAATGTTCGAGCCCCAAGTCTGCGGTCCTCCAACTACCAGAGGTGCACCATCCTCAAGGAGTCAG CCCAGGCCATCGAACAGCGGCTGATGAAGATCGACCACACAGCCATCCACCCCCACCTGTTGGATATGAAGATTGGACAGGGCAAATATGAACAAGGCTTCTTCCCCAAGCTGCAGTCTGATGTGCTCTCAGTCGGACCCACCAATAACAA CAGGTGGTCCAATCGTACCGCTACGGCTCAGCGCAGGAAAGACCGTCACAGACAACAAACAGAACACTTGACTCTAGATAACGACCTCAAAGAG TACATGCAAGAGGCTCGGATCCTGGGGAAGAACCTCCGTCAGCCCAAGCTGTCTGACCTCTCACCTGCCGTCATCGCTCAGACCAACTGGAAGTTTGTAGAGGGACTACTCAAGGAGTGTCGCATGAAG ACTAAGCGTATGTTGGTGGAGAAGATGGGCAGGGAGGCAGTGGAGCTGGGTCATGGGGAGGCAAACATCACAGGTCTGGAGGAGAACACTCTCATCGCCTCCCTCTGTGACCTGCTGGAGAGGATCTGGAGCCATGGCCTGCAGGTCAAACAG GGGAAGTCAGCTCTGTGGTCCCACCTGCTGCACTACCAGGCCAGAGAggagaaactggagcagcagcaggcagagtcaccag TGTCAAGCTGTCCAGAGAGACGAAAGTCTGAGTCGTCAATTGGGATGCCATCGCTGCGAGCGTCCGTCATACAGGATATGAG GCACATCCAGAGTATGGGGGAGATAAAGACGGATGTGGGCAGAGCGAGGGCCTGGATCCGTCTTTCTCTGGAGAAGAAGCTGCTCTCACAACACCTCAAACGGTTGCTGTCCCGCCAAGCCTTAACCaa GAAGCTGTATAAACGCTACGCCTTCCTGCGCtgtgaggaggagaaggagcagTTCCTGTTTCACCTGCTCTCCCTCAACACTGTCGACTACTTTTGTTTCACCagtgtcttcaccaccatca TGATCCCGTACCGCGCTGTCATCATCCCAATCAAGAAGCTGAGCAACGCCATGACGACCTCCAAcccgtgggtgtgtgtgtcgggTGAGCTGGGCGACTCGGGCGTCAGGCAGATCACCAAGAACGTCCTGGAGATGACCTTCGAT TCTGCTTTCAGGCCACACACTCACATCGACGCCATGTTCAAG TGTCAGAACCTGGGTAAGCTGACTACAGTCCAGTTGGGTCATGATAACTCTGGGCTGCTGGCTAAATGGTTGGTGGACTGTGTCATGGTCCGCAACGAGATCACAGGACACACCTACAAGTTCCCGTGTGGGCGGTGGCTTGGTAAAGGCGTGGACGACGGCAGTCTGGAGCGTGTTCTGATTGGTGAGCTGGCGTTGCCCAACGCAGATGAGGATTGTGGGAGAGGGTGTCGCACGCCCGACATGCAGCATTCGCCGGGTCAGACCAGGCGGGTCAGCATCACCTCGATGGGAGGACGCGGATACA AGCCCACCTCAGCTCAAATCCAGGAGGCCATCGGCGAGGCAGTGAACAGCATCTGCAAGCACTTCCACAAGCCTGAGAAAGAG aggGGCAGTCTGACCATCCTGCTGTGTGGTGAGGTTGGTCTGGTCGGGGCTCTGGAGCAGTTCTTCCACAATGGCTTCAAGTCCGCCCGCCTCTTCCAGAAGACTGTCTTTGTCTGGGACTTTGTGG AGAAGGCGGTGGCTTACATGGAGTCAGCGGACCAGATGGGGGACATGCAGGAGACTGCGCCCCTGGGCCtgacctgtgtctctctctgtcactatgTCAGTGCCATCAACTCCTCGCCCAGGAACATTGGCAAGGACGGCAAGTTCCAGCTGCTTGTCTGCCTGGGGGCCAG aGATCGTCTGCTGATTCAGTGGCTCCCTCTGTTGGTGGAGTGTCCAGTGATCCAGCGGATGTATGAGGAGTCTGCTCTGCTGCGGGACCGGACCACGGTCAACGATCTCATCGCTGTCCTGCAGACTCTCCACGACTTCCCCATCACCCTGGAGGCCTCGCTCGTCAAGGGCATCGACCTTTAA
- the LOC129838687 gene encoding DENN domain-containing protein 5B-like isoform X4 has translation MSGTNAASGAAPCRFAHYFVICGIDTETGLEPDELAALYQWLEADRQGKDPDTAATGENFEQSPLKRTFKSKVLAHYPENVEWNPFDQDAVNMLCMPKGLSFRTQADSREPQFHSFLITREDGSRTYGFVHTFYEEVTSPQICSAMQTLYQMHQAENPSSDSPSSSSSSSMDSLASSLDEADSPSSSSCRSAACGGYDASRDTLFVSKALCLITPMPFMHACCRFLSQVHRAVTAASPPPLPLESYVHNILYEVPLPPPGRSLKFHGVYEPIVCQRPGPGELPLADFPLGQTFTLLGVENLVQLFNCTLLEMQILLYSQDYQRLMTVAEGITTLLFPFQWQHVYVPILPASLLHFLDAPVPYLMGLQSKEGTDRSKLELPQEANLCFVDIDNHCIELPEDFPQFPNKPELIQELSEVLLRYGISPVGGAPPTSVPTSTTTPGSVSTRHPGLKSQQALRELEDDGRNGNLGGEQLAVLELLQGNATLERLQALAKRTGVRVEALRGVGGEGEAQGGRTAVEEEELRNAKLNVQLREVVASRFTMMFADYEAFVIHSAPDLESWLTNREQMHNFDKASFLSDQPEPYLPFLSHFIETQMFATFIDNKIMSQWEEKEPLLRVFDGRIDKARLYNVRAPSLRSSNYQRCTILKESAQAIEQRLMKIDHTAIHPHLLDMKIGQGKYEQGFFPKLQSDVLSVGPTNNNRWSNRTATAQRRKDRHRQQTEHLTLDNDLKEKYMQEARILGKNLRQPKLSDLSPAVIAQTNWKFVEGLLKECRMKTKRMLVEKMGREAVELGHGEANITGLEENTLIASLCDLLERIWSHGLQVKQGKSALWSHLLHYQAREEKLEQQQAESPVSSCPERRKSESSIGMPSLRASVIQDMRHIQSMGEIKTDVGRARAWIRLSLEKKLLSQHLKRLLSRQALTKKLYKRYAFLRCEEEKEQFLFHLLSLNTVDYFCFTSVFTTIMIPYRAVIIPIKKLSNAMTTSNPWVCVSGELGDSGVRQITKNVLEMTFDCQNLGKLTTVQLGHDNSGLLAKWLVDCVMVRNEITGHTYKFPCGRWLGKGVDDGSLERVLIGELALPNADEDCGRGCRTPDMQHSPGQTRRVSITSMGGRGYKPTSAQIQEAIGEAVNSICKHFHKPEKERGSLTILLCGEVGLVGALEQFFHNGFKSARLFQKTVFVWDFVEKAVAYMESADQMGDMQETAPLGLTCVSLCHYVSAINSSPRNIGKDGKFQLLVCLGARDRLLIQWLPLLVECPVIQRMYEESALLRDRTTVNDLIAVLQTLHDFPITLEASLVKGIDL, from the exons CTTTGTACCAATGGCTAGAGGCTGACCGCCAAGGCAAGGACCCCGATACAGCAGCCACAG gggAGAACTTTGAGCAGAGCCCCCTGAAGAGGACGTTCAAGTCTAAAGTCCTGGCCCACTACCCTGAGAACGTGGAGTGGAACCCCTTCGACCAGGATGCTGTCAACATG cTCTGTATGCCCAAAGGCCTGTCGTTCAGGACACAGGCAGACAGCCGCGAGCCCCAGTTCCACTCCTTCCTGATCACACGGGAGGACGGCTCTCGCACCTACGGCTTCGTCCACACCTTCTACGAGGAGGTGACGTCGCCTCAGATCTGCTCGGCCATGCAGACCCTCTACCAGATGCACCAGGCTGAGAACCCTTCCTCcgactccccctcttcctcctcttcctccagtatgGACTCTCTGGCTAGCAGCCTCGACGAAGCAGATTCTCCGTCTTCATCCTCGTGCCGGTCGGCGGCGTGCGGCGGCTACGACGCGTCGCGGGACACGCTCTTCGTCTCCAAGGCGTTGTGTCTGATCACGCCCATGCCCTTCATGCACGCCTGCTGCCGTTTCCTGTCCCAGGTGCACCGGGCCGTCACAGCCGCCTCGCCCCCGCCCCTCCCTCTGGAAAGCTACGTGCACAACATCCTGTATGAGGTGCCCCTGCCCCCTCCGGGGCGCTCGCTGAAGTTCCACGGGGTGTACGAGCCCATCGTGTGTCAGCGTCCTGGGCCTGGGGAGCTGCCTCTGGCTGACTTCCCTCTGGGCCAGACCTTCACTCTGCTGGGGGTAGAGAACCTGGTGCAGCTCTTCAACTGTACCCTGCTGGAGATGCAGATTCTGCTATATTCACAGG actacCAGCGGTTGATGACAGTTGCGGAGGGCATCACCACCCTGCTCTTCCCGTTCCAGTGGCAGCATGTCTACGTGCCCATCCTACCCGCCTCACTGCTGCACTTCCTGGATGCCCCCGTGCCCTACCTCATGGGCCTGCAGTCCAAGGAGGGCACCGACCGCTCCAAATTAGAGCTGCCACAggag GCTAACCTGTGCTTCGTGGACATTGACAACCACTGTATCGAGCTGCCTGAAGACTTCCCCCAGTTCCCTAACAAACCAGAGTTAATCCAGGAGCTCAGCGAAGTCCTCCTCCGCTACGGCATATCCCCAGTGGGGGGCGCTCCTCcaacctctgtccccacctccaccaccacccctggGTCCGTCTCTACCCGTCACCCTGGTCTGAAGAGTCAACAGGCCCTGAGGGAGCTAGAGGACGATGGGAGGAATGGGAACCTAGGAGGGGAGCAGTTAGCTGTGTTGGAGCTTCTCCAAGGGAACGCTACTCTGGAAAGACTCCAGGCTCTGGCTAAGAGAACAGGGGTTCGTGTGGAAGCCCTGAGGGGGgtagggggtgagggagaggcCCAGGGGGGGAGAACGGCAGtcgaggaggaggagctgaggaACGCTAAGCTGAATGTACAGCTGAGGGAGGTGGTCGCTAGCAGGTTTACCATGATGTTCGCGGACTATGAGGCCTTCGTCATCCATAGCGCTCCGGACCTGGAGTCCTGGCTCACCAACCGAGAGCAGATGCACAACTTTGATAAG gcaTCCTTCCTGTCTGACCAGCCGGAGCCCTACCTGCCCTTCCTGTCCCACTTCATCGAGACCCAGATGTTCGCCACCTTCATCGACAACAAGATCATGTCCCAATGGGAGGAGAAGGAGCCGCTGCTCCGCGTGTTCGACGGACGCATCGATAAAGCTCGTCTATACAATGTTCGAGCCCCAAGTCTGCGGTCCTCCAACTACCAGAGGTGCACCATCCTCAAGGAGTCAG CCCAGGCCATCGAACAGCGGCTGATGAAGATCGACCACACAGCCATCCACCCCCACCTGTTGGATATGAAGATTGGACAGGGCAAATATGAACAAGGCTTCTTCCCCAAGCTGCAGTCTGATGTGCTCTCAGTCGGACCCACCAATAACAA CAGGTGGTCCAATCGTACCGCTACGGCTCAGCGCAGGAAAGACCGTCACAGACAACAAACAGAACACTTGACTCTAGATAACGACCTCAAAGAG AAGTACATGCAAGAGGCTCGGATCCTGGGGAAGAACCTCCGTCAGCCCAAGCTGTCTGACCTCTCACCTGCCGTCATCGCTCAGACCAACTGGAAGTTTGTAGAGGGACTACTCAAGGAGTGTCGCATGAAG ACTAAGCGTATGTTGGTGGAGAAGATGGGCAGGGAGGCAGTGGAGCTGGGTCATGGGGAGGCAAACATCACAGGTCTGGAGGAGAACACTCTCATCGCCTCCCTCTGTGACCTGCTGGAGAGGATCTGGAGCCATGGCCTGCAGGTCAAACAG GGGAAGTCAGCTCTGTGGTCCCACCTGCTGCACTACCAGGCCAGAGAggagaaactggagcagcagcaggcagagtcaccag TGTCAAGCTGTCCAGAGAGACGAAAGTCTGAGTCGTCAATTGGGATGCCATCGCTGCGAGCGTCCGTCATACAGGATATGAG GCACATCCAGAGTATGGGGGAGATAAAGACGGATGTGGGCAGAGCGAGGGCCTGGATCCGTCTTTCTCTGGAGAAGAAGCTGCTCTCACAACACCTCAAACGGTTGCTGTCCCGCCAAGCCTTAACCaa GAAGCTGTATAAACGCTACGCCTTCCTGCGCtgtgaggaggagaaggagcagTTCCTGTTTCACCTGCTCTCCCTCAACACTGTCGACTACTTTTGTTTCACCagtgtcttcaccaccatca TGATCCCGTACCGCGCTGTCATCATCCCAATCAAGAAGCTGAGCAACGCCATGACGACCTCCAAcccgtgggtgtgtgtgtcgggTGAGCTGGGCGACTCGGGCGTCAGGCAGATCACCAAGAACGTCCTGGAGATGACCTTCGAT TGTCAGAACCTGGGTAAGCTGACTACAGTCCAGTTGGGTCATGATAACTCTGGGCTGCTGGCTAAATGGTTGGTGGACTGTGTCATGGTCCGCAACGAGATCACAGGACACACCTACAAGTTCCCGTGTGGGCGGTGGCTTGGTAAAGGCGTGGACGACGGCAGTCTGGAGCGTGTTCTGATTGGTGAGCTGGCGTTGCCCAACGCAGATGAGGATTGTGGGAGAGGGTGTCGCACGCCCGACATGCAGCATTCGCCGGGTCAGACCAGGCGGGTCAGCATCACCTCGATGGGAGGACGCGGATACA AGCCCACCTCAGCTCAAATCCAGGAGGCCATCGGCGAGGCAGTGAACAGCATCTGCAAGCACTTCCACAAGCCTGAGAAAGAG aggGGCAGTCTGACCATCCTGCTGTGTGGTGAGGTTGGTCTGGTCGGGGCTCTGGAGCAGTTCTTCCACAATGGCTTCAAGTCCGCCCGCCTCTTCCAGAAGACTGTCTTTGTCTGGGACTTTGTGG AGAAGGCGGTGGCTTACATGGAGTCAGCGGACCAGATGGGGGACATGCAGGAGACTGCGCCCCTGGGCCtgacctgtgtctctctctgtcactatgTCAGTGCCATCAACTCCTCGCCCAGGAACATTGGCAAGGACGGCAAGTTCCAGCTGCTTGTCTGCCTGGGGGCCAG aGATCGTCTGCTGATTCAGTGGCTCCCTCTGTTGGTGGAGTGTCCAGTGATCCAGCGGATGTATGAGGAGTCTGCTCTGCTGCGGGACCGGACCACGGTCAACGATCTCATCGCTGTCCTGCAGACTCTCCACGACTTCCCCATCACCCTGGAGGCCTCGCTCGTCAAGGGCATCGACCTTTAA